A part of Caretta caretta isolate rCarCar2 chromosome 1, rCarCar1.hap1, whole genome shotgun sequence genomic DNA contains:
- the A2ML1 gene encoding alpha-2-macroglobulin-like protein 1 isoform X2: MEKVCMDLSNVKSSMLLTITLETKIKTYKLVDGFIWERRQLKCFSFPVPPPSGGTEEVATIQLSGCGSRSKIVEKKQVLIERASNSTFVQTDKPIYMPGQLVRFRIVTLNSNFIPLNDKYLLVELKDPENNRIGQWLNVKPVRGIVQLSFQLAAEPPLGTYTITVDSGKAYSTFSVEEYVLPKFKVVVTEPTWIFTSDTSFPLKVCGKYTYGKPVQGTVQVSLCRTAYTWYMDRTESEPTDICQNVTGQTDKTGCFSASVDLAFFSLVSPRYSHSINVVATLVEAGTGVEANATHVAFMSEKAGSMSFEDSDNYYHPGYPYSGKIKALDREGSILKKQPVFLVINAGNTQSHQNLTTDSTGVATFTLDTATWNRSEVSLEGRFRLPDLVSDSTRISQYYLNAFLHLKPYYSTTKSYLKIQRLPGVLPCGQKQVVRVDYSIDRIDLGGKAREILFSFYVVGKQKLIGDGQKRVDIKKNGGLMGSFSIPLTFTSHFAPNPSLVVYAMFPDGGVVADKVQFTVSMCFKNEVNLEFSQQQDLPGATVNLQLRAAPNSLCAIRAVDQSVLLLRPERELSNSSVYGMLDFSNGGYPYQVDEYDDCYITRPFPVPVLNPVPVDRRRRSIIPRPWFDQGADFFSFLKEMGLKILSNGKIKRPLDCRPYPIWYDTEHNIMGAPRPPPIMEDSGRVPTAEFQPPSVEKSRESQVREFFPETWIWELYPIESSGNKQVPVTLPDTITEWKASMFCTSESSGFGISPTVGLTAFKPFFVDLTLPYSVIRGESFTLTATVFNYLKQCIRIQIMLAKSEEYQVKSYKGCEYTSCLCADEARTYYWNVTATKLGEVNFTVTTVALPSRELCGGRKVTVPNKGRSDTLIKPLLVRPEGVLMEKSHSSLLCPEGNSASDSVSLQLPEDMVPDSARAQVSVLGDIMGTALQNLDQLVQMPSGCGEQNMVLFAPIIYVLQYLEKTGQLSEELKTRAVGFLQTGYQRQLQYKHRDGSYSAFGESDGEGNTWLTAFVTKCFIQAKQHIFLDDKNVEDALKWIAGNQQANGCYANVGKLLHTAMKGGINDDISLAAYITGALLEAGKPLNDPMVKNSLQCLRNASSKATDLYTQALLAYVYSLAGDTVTRQLLLNKLDQQAIKSGGQIHWSRKPAQPPTEYSWSQPKSVDVELTAYVLLALLATEKVSKEEIASATGIVAWLARQQNAYGGFASTQDTVVALQALARYGAVTFIKSGNVSVTVKSGKNFQQSFHVEATNRLVLQQQPLPDIPGNYTIQAAGTGCVYVQTVLRYNVPPSKNAGTFTLSVGVGENKCEKQTLPRFLSLNISVSYVGSRGTSNMVIIKVKNLSGFTPVRGTNYFLQQQPFVKRVETGPEDLTIYLDQLNKETQTYSFTMSQYIPVKDLKPAAVKVYDYYQPDEQATVEYADPCQ; this comes from the exons atgGAGAAGGTCTGCATGGACTTGAGTAACGTGAAGAGCTCCATGCTGCTCACTATCACCCTGGAGACAAAGATCAAGACCTACAAGCTGGTGGATGGGTTCATCTGGGAGAGGAGACAGCTCAAATGCTTCAGCTTCCCT GTCCCACCTCCTTCAGGGGGCACTGAGGAAGTTGCTACCATTCAGCTGTCTGGAtgtgggagcaggagcaagaTAGTTGAGAAGAAACAAGTCCTGATCGAGAGGGCCAGCAACAGCACTTTTGTGCAGACTGACAAGCCCATCTATATGCCTGGACAATTGG TGAGGTTTCGAATTGTCACTCTGAACAGCAATTTCATCCCACTGAATGACAAG TATCTGCTGGTGGAGCTGAAG GATCCTGAGAATAACCGGATTGGCCAGTGGCTTAATGTGAAACCAGTGCGAGGCATCGTGCAGTTGTCCTTCCAGCTGGCAGCCGAACCGCCCCTGGGAACGTACACCATCACTGTGGACAGTGGGAAggcctacagcaccttcagcgTGGAGGAGTACG tgctgcccaaATTCAAAGTGGTTGTGACTGAGCCAACTTGGATCTTCACATCGGATACATCTTTTCCACTGAAAGTTTGTGGCAA GTACACCTACGGAAAGCCTGTCCAGGGTACAGTCCAAGTCTCTTTGTGTCGGACAGCATATACCTGGTACATGGACAGGACAGAGTCAGAGCCCACAGACATCTGCCAGAATGTCACAGGCcag ACTGATAAAACCGGTTGTTTCTCAGCCTCCGTGGACTTGGCATTCTTCAGCCTTGTCAGCCCTCGGTACAGCCACAGTATAAATGTGGTAGCCACTTTGGTGGAAGCTGGAACAG GCGTGGAGGCAAACGCTACCCATGTTGCGTTTATGTCTGAGAAAGCTGGGTCAATGAGCTTTGAGGATTCAGACAATTACTACCACCCGGGGTACCCCTACAGCGGGAAG ATCAAAGCCCTGGACCGAGAAGGCTCCATACTGAAGAAGCAGCCCGTTTTCTTGGTTATTAATGCTGGGAACACCCAGTCCCACCAAAATCTCACCACCGATAGCACCGGGGTGGCTACTTTCACTTTGGACACAGCTACGTGGAATAGAAGTGAGGTCTCTCTGGAG GGAAGGTTCAGGCTTCCGGATCTGGTATCTGACTCTACAAGGATCAGTCAGTATTACCTGAATGCTTTCCTCCACCTGAAGCCATACTACAGCACCACCAAGAGCTACCTCAAAATCCAGCGGCTGCCAGGGGTGCTGCCCTGCGGCCAGAAGCAGGTGGTCCGGGTGGATTACAGCATTGATCGAATAGATCTGGGAGGCAAAGCCAGAGAAATCCTCTTCTCCTTCTAT GTGGTGGGGAAGCAGAAGCTCATCGGGGATGGTCAGAAACGTGTCGACATCAAGAAGAATGGTG ggctgATGGGCTCTTTCTCCATCCCTCTCACCTTCACCTCCCACTTTGCTCCTAACCCCTCTTTGGTGGTTTATGCCATGTTCCCTGATGGGGGAGTCGTTGCTGACAAAGTCCAGTTCACAGTCTCCATGTGCTTCAAGAACGAG GTCAACCTGGAGTTCTCgcagcagcaggacctgccagGGGCAACTGTGAATCTCCAGCTGAGGGCAGCTCCCAACTCGCTGTGTGCCATCCGAGCTGTGGACCAGAGCGTCCTACTCCTGAGGCCAGAGAGGGAGCTCTCCAACAGCAGT GTGTATGGGATGCTCGATTTCTCAAATGGAGGTTACCCCTATCAAGTTGATGAGTACGATGACTGCTATATAACAAGGCCATTTCCAGTGCCTGTCCTCAACCCTGTGCCAGTAGACCGCAGAAGACGTTCCATCATACCGAGACCTTGGTTTGACCAAGGGGCTGACTTCTTTAGCTTCCTAAAG GAGATGGGACTGAAAATTTTATCAAATGGCAAAATAAAGAGACCCCTGGATTGTCGTCCCTATCCCATCTGGTATGACACGGAACATAATATAATGG GGGCACCCAGGCCACCCCCTATTATGGAGGATTCAGGACGTGTCCCTACAGCGGAGTTTCAGCCGCCATCAGTGGAGAAATCCAGAGAGTCCCAAGTCCGTGAGTTTTTCCCTGAGACCTGGATCTGGGAGCTGTATCCCATTGA AAGCTCAGGTAACAAGCAGGTCCCAGTCACTCTCCCTGACACCATCACGGAATGGAAAGCCAGCATGTTCTGTACCTCGGAGAGCAGCGGCTTTGGGATCTCACCTACAGTGGGGCTGACGGCCTTCAAACCTTTCTTCGTGGACCTGACCTTACCCTACTCTGTGATCCGCGGGGAATCATTTACACTGACTGCCActgtcttcaactacctgaaacagTGCATAAGG ATCCAGATTATGCTGGCCAAGTCAGAGGAGTACCAGGTGAAGTCATATAAGGGCTGTGAATACACCAGCTGTCTGTGTGCTGATGAAGCCAGGACCTATTACTGGAACGTAACAGCCACCAAACTGG gTGAGGTGAACTTCACCGTCACCACAGTGGCACTGCCCAGCAGAGAGCTCTGTGGTGGTAGGAAAGTGACGGTGCCAAATAAGGGCCGCAGTGACACCTTGATCAAGCCTCTCCTCGTCCGG CCGGAGGGCGTCCTGATGGAGAAGTCtcacagttccctgctctgcccagaaG GGAATTCTGCCTCAGACTcagtctccctgcagctccctgagGACATGGTGCCGGATTCAGCCAGGGCCCAAGTGTCCGTGCTGG GTGACATCATGGGGACGGCGCTGCAGAACCTGGACCAGCTGGTGCAGATGCCCAGCGGCTGCGGAGAGCAGAACATGGTGCTGTTCGCCCCCATCATCTACGTGCTGCAGTATTTGGAGAAGACAGGGCAGCTGAGTGAGGAGTTGAAGACAAGAGCTGTGGGTTTCCTGCAAACAG GGTACCAGAGGCAACTTCAATACAAACACAGAGATGGTTCCTACAGTGCCTTTGGAGAGAGCGATGGAGAAGGCAACACATG gctgACCGCATTCGTGACCAAATGCTTCATTCAAGCCAAGCAGCACATCTTCCTAGATGACAAGAACGTTGAGGATGCTCTGAAGTGGATAGCAGGGAACCAGCAGGCCAATGGCTGCTACGCCAACGTGGGGAAACTCCTCCACACGGCAATGAAG GGTGGGATAAATGACGACATCTCTCTGGCTGCTTACATCACTGGTGCACTGCTGGAGGCAGGAAAGCCACTCAAT GACCCAATGGTGAAGAACAGTTTGCAGTGCCTCAGAAATGCTTCCTCCAAAGCCACTGATCTCTACACCCAGGCACTGCTGGCGTATGTCTACTCACTGGCTGGAGACACTGTGACAAGGCAATTACTGCTCAATAAGCTGGACCAGCAGGCCATCAAGTCAG GAGGGCAGATACACTGGAGCAGGAAACCAGCCCAGCCTCCCACTGAGTACAGCTGGTCCCAGCCCAAGTCTGTGGACGTGGAGTTAACCGCCTATGTGTTACTGGCTCTGCTCGCTACAGAAAAAGTGTCCAAGGAAGAGATTGCTTCTGCCACTGGCATTGTGGCATGGCTGGCCAGGCAGCAGAATGCCTATGGGGGCTTTGCCTCTACCCAG GACACTGTGGTTGCTCTCCAAGCTCTTGCTAGATATGGAGCAGTGACATTCATCAAATCCGGAAACGTCTCTGTGACAGTGAAATCAGGAAAGAACTTCCAGCAGTCCTTCCATGTGGAGGCCACCAACCGActggtgctgcagcagcagcctctccctGACATTCCTGGAAATTACACCATACAAGCAGCTGGCACAGGCTGTGTGTATGTGCAG ACAGTTCTGAGGTATAATGTGCCTCCCTCAAAGAATGCAGGGACCTTCACCCTGAGCGTGGGAGTAGGAGAGAACAAGTGTGAGAAGCAAACACTCCCTCGCTTCCTGTCCCTCAACATCAGCGTCAG TTATGTGGGGAGCCGTGGCACCTCCAACATGGTCATTATCAAGGTGAAGAACCTGTCTGGATTCACGCCTGTCCGGGGCACCAACTACTTT ctccagcagcagccatttGTGAAGAGAGTGGAGACTGGGCCTGAGGATCTCACCATCTATCTGGACCAG
- the A2ML1 gene encoding alpha-2-macroglobulin-like protein 1 isoform X1, whose translation MWLLLFSTLARLLQSAVTDDPVPNYVVVVPARLSYPSMEKVCMDLSNVKSSMLLTITLETKIKTYKLVDGFIWERRQLKCFSFPVPPPSGGTEEVATIQLSGCGSRSKIVEKKQVLIERASNSTFVQTDKPIYMPGQLVRFRIVTLNSNFIPLNDKYLLVELKDPENNRIGQWLNVKPVRGIVQLSFQLAAEPPLGTYTITVDSGKAYSTFSVEEYVLPKFKVVVTEPTWIFTSDTSFPLKVCGKYTYGKPVQGTVQVSLCRTAYTWYMDRTESEPTDICQNVTGQTDKTGCFSASVDLAFFSLVSPRYSHSINVVATLVEAGTGVEANATHVAFMSEKAGSMSFEDSDNYYHPGYPYSGKIKALDREGSILKKQPVFLVINAGNTQSHQNLTTDSTGVATFTLDTATWNRSEVSLEGRFRLPDLVSDSTRISQYYLNAFLHLKPYYSTTKSYLKIQRLPGVLPCGQKQVVRVDYSIDRIDLGGKAREILFSFYVVGKQKLIGDGQKRVDIKKNGGLMGSFSIPLTFTSHFAPNPSLVVYAMFPDGGVVADKVQFTVSMCFKNEVNLEFSQQQDLPGATVNLQLRAAPNSLCAIRAVDQSVLLLRPERELSNSSVYGMLDFSNGGYPYQVDEYDDCYITRPFPVPVLNPVPVDRRRRSIIPRPWFDQGADFFSFLKEMGLKILSNGKIKRPLDCRPYPIWYDTEHNIMGAPRPPPIMEDSGRVPTAEFQPPSVEKSRESQVREFFPETWIWELYPIESSGNKQVPVTLPDTITEWKASMFCTSESSGFGISPTVGLTAFKPFFVDLTLPYSVIRGESFTLTATVFNYLKQCIRIQIMLAKSEEYQVKSYKGCEYTSCLCADEARTYYWNVTATKLGEVNFTVTTVALPSRELCGGRKVTVPNKGRSDTLIKPLLVRPEGVLMEKSHSSLLCPEGNSASDSVSLQLPEDMVPDSARAQVSVLGDIMGTALQNLDQLVQMPSGCGEQNMVLFAPIIYVLQYLEKTGQLSEELKTRAVGFLQTGYQRQLQYKHRDGSYSAFGESDGEGNTWLTAFVTKCFIQAKQHIFLDDKNVEDALKWIAGNQQANGCYANVGKLLHTAMKGGINDDISLAAYITGALLEAGKPLNDPMVKNSLQCLRNASSKATDLYTQALLAYVYSLAGDTVTRQLLLNKLDQQAIKSGGQIHWSRKPAQPPTEYSWSQPKSVDVELTAYVLLALLATEKVSKEEIASATGIVAWLARQQNAYGGFASTQDTVVALQALARYGAVTFIKSGNVSVTVKSGKNFQQSFHVEATNRLVLQQQPLPDIPGNYTIQAAGTGCVYVQTVLRYNVPPSKNAGTFTLSVGVGENKCEKQTLPRFLSLNISVSYVGSRGTSNMVIIKVKNLSGFTPVRGTNYFLQQQPFVKRVETGPEDLTIYLDQLNKETQTYSFTMSQYIPVKDLKPAAVKVYDYYQPDEQATVEYADPCQ comes from the exons ATGTGGCTCCTTCTCTTCAGCACCCTGGCCCGACTCCTCCAATCTGCTGTCACGGATGACCCTGTCCC GAATTACGTGGTTGTGGTGCCAGCAcggctgagctatccctccatgGAGAAGGTCTGCATGGACTTGAGTAACGTGAAGAGCTCCATGCTGCTCACTATCACCCTGGAGACAAAGATCAAGACCTACAAGCTGGTGGATGGGTTCATCTGGGAGAGGAGACAGCTCAAATGCTTCAGCTTCCCT GTCCCACCTCCTTCAGGGGGCACTGAGGAAGTTGCTACCATTCAGCTGTCTGGAtgtgggagcaggagcaagaTAGTTGAGAAGAAACAAGTCCTGATCGAGAGGGCCAGCAACAGCACTTTTGTGCAGACTGACAAGCCCATCTATATGCCTGGACAATTGG TGAGGTTTCGAATTGTCACTCTGAACAGCAATTTCATCCCACTGAATGACAAG TATCTGCTGGTGGAGCTGAAG GATCCTGAGAATAACCGGATTGGCCAGTGGCTTAATGTGAAACCAGTGCGAGGCATCGTGCAGTTGTCCTTCCAGCTGGCAGCCGAACCGCCCCTGGGAACGTACACCATCACTGTGGACAGTGGGAAggcctacagcaccttcagcgTGGAGGAGTACG tgctgcccaaATTCAAAGTGGTTGTGACTGAGCCAACTTGGATCTTCACATCGGATACATCTTTTCCACTGAAAGTTTGTGGCAA GTACACCTACGGAAAGCCTGTCCAGGGTACAGTCCAAGTCTCTTTGTGTCGGACAGCATATACCTGGTACATGGACAGGACAGAGTCAGAGCCCACAGACATCTGCCAGAATGTCACAGGCcag ACTGATAAAACCGGTTGTTTCTCAGCCTCCGTGGACTTGGCATTCTTCAGCCTTGTCAGCCCTCGGTACAGCCACAGTATAAATGTGGTAGCCACTTTGGTGGAAGCTGGAACAG GCGTGGAGGCAAACGCTACCCATGTTGCGTTTATGTCTGAGAAAGCTGGGTCAATGAGCTTTGAGGATTCAGACAATTACTACCACCCGGGGTACCCCTACAGCGGGAAG ATCAAAGCCCTGGACCGAGAAGGCTCCATACTGAAGAAGCAGCCCGTTTTCTTGGTTATTAATGCTGGGAACACCCAGTCCCACCAAAATCTCACCACCGATAGCACCGGGGTGGCTACTTTCACTTTGGACACAGCTACGTGGAATAGAAGTGAGGTCTCTCTGGAG GGAAGGTTCAGGCTTCCGGATCTGGTATCTGACTCTACAAGGATCAGTCAGTATTACCTGAATGCTTTCCTCCACCTGAAGCCATACTACAGCACCACCAAGAGCTACCTCAAAATCCAGCGGCTGCCAGGGGTGCTGCCCTGCGGCCAGAAGCAGGTGGTCCGGGTGGATTACAGCATTGATCGAATAGATCTGGGAGGCAAAGCCAGAGAAATCCTCTTCTCCTTCTAT GTGGTGGGGAAGCAGAAGCTCATCGGGGATGGTCAGAAACGTGTCGACATCAAGAAGAATGGTG ggctgATGGGCTCTTTCTCCATCCCTCTCACCTTCACCTCCCACTTTGCTCCTAACCCCTCTTTGGTGGTTTATGCCATGTTCCCTGATGGGGGAGTCGTTGCTGACAAAGTCCAGTTCACAGTCTCCATGTGCTTCAAGAACGAG GTCAACCTGGAGTTCTCgcagcagcaggacctgccagGGGCAACTGTGAATCTCCAGCTGAGGGCAGCTCCCAACTCGCTGTGTGCCATCCGAGCTGTGGACCAGAGCGTCCTACTCCTGAGGCCAGAGAGGGAGCTCTCCAACAGCAGT GTGTATGGGATGCTCGATTTCTCAAATGGAGGTTACCCCTATCAAGTTGATGAGTACGATGACTGCTATATAACAAGGCCATTTCCAGTGCCTGTCCTCAACCCTGTGCCAGTAGACCGCAGAAGACGTTCCATCATACCGAGACCTTGGTTTGACCAAGGGGCTGACTTCTTTAGCTTCCTAAAG GAGATGGGACTGAAAATTTTATCAAATGGCAAAATAAAGAGACCCCTGGATTGTCGTCCCTATCCCATCTGGTATGACACGGAACATAATATAATGG GGGCACCCAGGCCACCCCCTATTATGGAGGATTCAGGACGTGTCCCTACAGCGGAGTTTCAGCCGCCATCAGTGGAGAAATCCAGAGAGTCCCAAGTCCGTGAGTTTTTCCCTGAGACCTGGATCTGGGAGCTGTATCCCATTGA AAGCTCAGGTAACAAGCAGGTCCCAGTCACTCTCCCTGACACCATCACGGAATGGAAAGCCAGCATGTTCTGTACCTCGGAGAGCAGCGGCTTTGGGATCTCACCTACAGTGGGGCTGACGGCCTTCAAACCTTTCTTCGTGGACCTGACCTTACCCTACTCTGTGATCCGCGGGGAATCATTTACACTGACTGCCActgtcttcaactacctgaaacagTGCATAAGG ATCCAGATTATGCTGGCCAAGTCAGAGGAGTACCAGGTGAAGTCATATAAGGGCTGTGAATACACCAGCTGTCTGTGTGCTGATGAAGCCAGGACCTATTACTGGAACGTAACAGCCACCAAACTGG gTGAGGTGAACTTCACCGTCACCACAGTGGCACTGCCCAGCAGAGAGCTCTGTGGTGGTAGGAAAGTGACGGTGCCAAATAAGGGCCGCAGTGACACCTTGATCAAGCCTCTCCTCGTCCGG CCGGAGGGCGTCCTGATGGAGAAGTCtcacagttccctgctctgcccagaaG GGAATTCTGCCTCAGACTcagtctccctgcagctccctgagGACATGGTGCCGGATTCAGCCAGGGCCCAAGTGTCCGTGCTGG GTGACATCATGGGGACGGCGCTGCAGAACCTGGACCAGCTGGTGCAGATGCCCAGCGGCTGCGGAGAGCAGAACATGGTGCTGTTCGCCCCCATCATCTACGTGCTGCAGTATTTGGAGAAGACAGGGCAGCTGAGTGAGGAGTTGAAGACAAGAGCTGTGGGTTTCCTGCAAACAG GGTACCAGAGGCAACTTCAATACAAACACAGAGATGGTTCCTACAGTGCCTTTGGAGAGAGCGATGGAGAAGGCAACACATG gctgACCGCATTCGTGACCAAATGCTTCATTCAAGCCAAGCAGCACATCTTCCTAGATGACAAGAACGTTGAGGATGCTCTGAAGTGGATAGCAGGGAACCAGCAGGCCAATGGCTGCTACGCCAACGTGGGGAAACTCCTCCACACGGCAATGAAG GGTGGGATAAATGACGACATCTCTCTGGCTGCTTACATCACTGGTGCACTGCTGGAGGCAGGAAAGCCACTCAAT GACCCAATGGTGAAGAACAGTTTGCAGTGCCTCAGAAATGCTTCCTCCAAAGCCACTGATCTCTACACCCAGGCACTGCTGGCGTATGTCTACTCACTGGCTGGAGACACTGTGACAAGGCAATTACTGCTCAATAAGCTGGACCAGCAGGCCATCAAGTCAG GAGGGCAGATACACTGGAGCAGGAAACCAGCCCAGCCTCCCACTGAGTACAGCTGGTCCCAGCCCAAGTCTGTGGACGTGGAGTTAACCGCCTATGTGTTACTGGCTCTGCTCGCTACAGAAAAAGTGTCCAAGGAAGAGATTGCTTCTGCCACTGGCATTGTGGCATGGCTGGCCAGGCAGCAGAATGCCTATGGGGGCTTTGCCTCTACCCAG GACACTGTGGTTGCTCTCCAAGCTCTTGCTAGATATGGAGCAGTGACATTCATCAAATCCGGAAACGTCTCTGTGACAGTGAAATCAGGAAAGAACTTCCAGCAGTCCTTCCATGTGGAGGCCACCAACCGActggtgctgcagcagcagcctctccctGACATTCCTGGAAATTACACCATACAAGCAGCTGGCACAGGCTGTGTGTATGTGCAG ACAGTTCTGAGGTATAATGTGCCTCCCTCAAAGAATGCAGGGACCTTCACCCTGAGCGTGGGAGTAGGAGAGAACAAGTGTGAGAAGCAAACACTCCCTCGCTTCCTGTCCCTCAACATCAGCGTCAG TTATGTGGGGAGCCGTGGCACCTCCAACATGGTCATTATCAAGGTGAAGAACCTGTCTGGATTCACGCCTGTCCGGGGCACCAACTACTTT ctccagcagcagccatttGTGAAGAGAGTGGAGACTGGGCCTGAGGATCTCACCATCTATCTGGACCAG